A stretch of Heptranchias perlo isolate sHepPer1 chromosome 1, sHepPer1.hap1, whole genome shotgun sequence DNA encodes these proteins:
- the si:dkey-21a6.5 gene encoding proprotein convertase subtilisin/kexin type 5 isoform X1: MEHLGQRYYSLLVVVSSVGLVLGQVSTGTVVPTVPLRSTLVTTLTNTNDINHITASTSQGNDITSTHFPVTLTSISLNCTGLNTSNCATCSPGHFPNNGSLNCSCCPDGFCLAPEECLMCPQGYYQSQAGQVTCLPCSKGAYTNSSGSTECQSCESGFYANETGSKTCRDCLPGYFSEKNAALCESCSQGLFCNTTNCTECTVCPGGEESLSTAATECTLCHPGMYKQPKGLLCRMCKSGYYQILEGQESCDLCPEQHYCPSPDIAPVPCPDDAFCPAGSTAPQYCMETFFHKSGDQCVLTPLTIFLLVVTSLIILLIIAVLIVRRKKEVRPMDPVRSPLLSKEPPLGQEPQLSYGISWDREPVYAGW, translated from the exons GTCTGGTGCTTGGTCAGGTCAGTACTGGGACGGTTGTTCCTACAGTTCCACTTCGTTCTACACTGGTGACCACATTGACTAATACAAATGATATTAATCACATCACCGCTAGCACTTCACAGGGAAATGACATCACGTCAACTCACTTCCCAGTGACGCTCACTTCCATATCTCTGAACTGTACAGGGTTGAACACCTCTAACTGTGCTACATGCTCTCCAGGGCACTTCCCCAATAACG GGTCCCTGAACTGCTCCTGCTGTCCTGATGGGTTCTGCCTTGCTCCAGAAGAGTGTCTGATGTGCCCACAGGGTTACTACCAGTCTCAGGCTGGACAGGTGACATGTCTGCCCTGTTCAAAAGGTGCTTATACAAA TTCTTCCGGGAGCACAGAATGCCAATCCTGTGAATCTGGGTTTTATGCCAATGAAACTGGTTCAAAAACCTGCAGAGACTGCCTTCCAG GTTATTTTTCTGAGAAGAATGCTGCTCTCTGTGAGTCCTGCTCACAAGGATTATTTTGCAA cacaaCTAACTGTACTGAGTGTACGGTGTGCCCCGGTGGGGAGGAATCTCTGTCTACAGCAGCAACAGAATGCACACTGTGTCATCCAG GAATGTACAAGCAACCAAAGGGGCTGCTCTGTAGAATGTGCAAAAGTGGATATTACCAGATATTGGAGGGACAGGAGAGCTGTGATCTGTGTCCTGAACAGCATTATTGCCCT AGTCCAGACATAGCTCCGGTCCCGTGTccagatgatgcattttgtccaGCTGGAAGTACCGCGCCTCAGTACTGCATGGAAACGTTCTTCCACAAATCGGGGGATCAGTGTGTGCTCACCCCACTGACCATATTCCTGCTTGTGGTCACCTCACTCA TTATTTTGCTGATAATCGCTGTATTAATTGTACGCCGGAAAAAGGAAGTCAGACCAATGGATCCAGTGCGATCCCCGTTACTGAGCAAAGAGCCACCCCTTGGCCAAGAGCCTCAGCTGTCTTATGGAATCTCCTGGGACAGAGAACCAGTGTATGCAGGATGGTAA
- the si:dkey-21a6.5 gene encoding signal peptide, CUB and EGF-like domain-containing protein 2 isoform X2: MEHLGQRYYSLLVVVSSVGLVLGQVSTGTVVPTVPLRSTLVTTLTNTNDINHITASTSQGNDITSTHFPVTLTSISLNCTGLNTSNCATCSPGHFPNNGSLNCSCCPDGFCLAPEECLMCPQGYYQSQAGQVTCLPCSKGAYTNSSGSTECQSCESGFYANETGSKTCRDCLPGYFSEKNAALCESCSQGLFCNTTNCTECTVCPGGEESLSTAATECTLCHPGMYKQPKGLLCRMCKSGYYQILEGQESCDLCPEQHYCPLFC; this comes from the exons GTCTGGTGCTTGGTCAGGTCAGTACTGGGACGGTTGTTCCTACAGTTCCACTTCGTTCTACACTGGTGACCACATTGACTAATACAAATGATATTAATCACATCACCGCTAGCACTTCACAGGGAAATGACATCACGTCAACTCACTTCCCAGTGACGCTCACTTCCATATCTCTGAACTGTACAGGGTTGAACACCTCTAACTGTGCTACATGCTCTCCAGGGCACTTCCCCAATAACG GGTCCCTGAACTGCTCCTGCTGTCCTGATGGGTTCTGCCTTGCTCCAGAAGAGTGTCTGATGTGCCCACAGGGTTACTACCAGTCTCAGGCTGGACAGGTGACATGTCTGCCCTGTTCAAAAGGTGCTTATACAAA TTCTTCCGGGAGCACAGAATGCCAATCCTGTGAATCTGGGTTTTATGCCAATGAAACTGGTTCAAAAACCTGCAGAGACTGCCTTCCAG GTTATTTTTCTGAGAAGAATGCTGCTCTCTGTGAGTCCTGCTCACAAGGATTATTTTGCAA cacaaCTAACTGTACTGAGTGTACGGTGTGCCCCGGTGGGGAGGAATCTCTGTCTACAGCAGCAACAGAATGCACACTGTGTCATCCAG GAATGTACAAGCAACCAAAGGGGCTGCTCTGTAGAATGTGCAAAAGTGGATATTACCAGATATTGGAGGGACAGGAGAGCTGTGATCTGTGTCCTGAACAGCATTATTGCCCT TTATTTTGCTGA